CTTTCACTTTTACCAAAATCGAGTTGCACTAAGTTTGGATTTTCTCCTAACAAACGATTGGTGGATCCTTGGACAAAAAGGTTGATGAATTGCCGAGTGGTAACTTCCCCTGGGCCTACATAAAAAGGAACAGACCTATCAATCTCATAAGCTCCAAGGGTATGGTCCAAATGCAAATGAGTGAAAAATACTCCCTTTAAATCTATTTTGTTTTTTATCAAATATGCTTTAGTCGTTTCATAAACTTTTAGTTTATCAAAATGCATCTGCGATTCCACAATAGAGCTGACACGACTTCCCTCCTCACCTTTAGGGAAATTTTCCCCCATACCGGAATCGATCATAAAACTTCCGTATTTAGGGTGTTTGATGACATAGAAGTAAATAGCAATTGGTTCTAGTCGGTCTTTTAAACCCGCACTTTTTGCTTTAGGATCATCCAAGTCCAAAAGTCCAGCAAGTGATGCTTCCCAATCTGCCACTTTGATTGTTTGAAATTCAACAAAAGACTTTGGTTTGGGAGATAAAGGAAGGGTTTCACTAGAACTGTTCGAAACATAAGGAGTTACCTTATGTGAGGTTACCTGACAAGATAACCCAAAAATATAAAATACTATCAATACACTTAGA
The window above is part of the Leptospira terpstrae serovar Hualin str. LT 11-33 = ATCC 700639 genome. Proteins encoded here:
- a CDS encoding MBL fold metallo-hydrolase; this encodes MFFRTNLSVLIVFYIFGLSCQVTSHKVTPYVSNSSSETLPLSPKPKSFVEFQTIKVADWEASLAGLLDLDDPKAKSAGLKDRLEPIAIYFYVIKHPKYGSFMIDSGMGENFPKGEEGSRVSSIVESQMHFDKLKVYETTKAYLIKNKIDLKGVFFTHLHLDHTLGAYEIDRSVPFYVGPGEVTTRQFINLFVQGSTNRLLGENPNLVQLDFGKSESEIAVLDFFGDQSFYVLSVPGHTPGSLAFYIPAKEGAHLVLGDTCHTGWGWNENVTPGFFTTDRKLNRKSLDFLKGLGAKQNLKFVYPGHQERILISEKK